TATGGGTGGTGTGATTCCCGGTTTCTCAGGGGGACTCTCCAAGATTGGCAAAGGCGGAAAAGTAAAAATCTACATCCCCGCGGAGCTTGGCTATGGGGACAACCCACCTCCGCAAAGCCCGATCCCTCCGGGTGCCATGCTGGTTTTTGACGCGGAGATCGAGGACATTGTCTCTCCGGGAGGGACTGAGTAGTCGTCGGCAAAGACCTTTAGTGGAAGGCGGCTTCGCGGATGGAGCCGCCTTTTTTACTGAAGATCGCTGAGCGTCGTTTATCCACAGGGATTATACCTAAACATTGCCTAAATCACCCTCTGTGCGGCATGAAGATTGATATTCACATGCACACGCCGTTCTGCGGCCATGCGTTGGGTGAGCCGGAAGATTTTGTTGAGGTTGCTGCGGAAGAGGGCATTGAGCTAATCACTTTTACTTGTCACATTCCGTTGAAACCCGACCACGAGTTCGGTGGTCCGCGGATTCGGATGGAGCCGGAAGATCTTCCTGACTATCACCGGGCGATCAATCGTGCCCGCATGCTCGGTGAGGAACTCGGGGTAAAGGTGTTGACGGGAATCGAAGCGGAGATTTTTCCTGATGAGGCGGCTATGCAGTCGGTACGAGAGACGATTCGGAAGGAGCCTTTTGATTTTGTTTTGGGTTCAGTCCATCACCAGCTTCCGGGATACCGATTCTGGCTGGACCGTCAGGGATTGCGGACAGATCCTCAGATCATCCGTGCTTACTTTAGGCACTTGATCGAGGGAATTGAGTCTGGACTTTATGACTCCATTTCGCACCCGGACGTGATCCGTATTTACGGAACCGTCAGCCCATTTGATCCGGTGGCGTATAAAGACGAAATCGTCGAAGTTCTCGAAACCCTACAAAAGCACGACCACTGTATGGAGG
This portion of the Verrucomicrobiota bacterium genome encodes:
- a CDS encoding histidinol-phosphatase; protein product: MKIDIHMHTPFCGHALGEPEDFVEVAAEEGIELITFTCHIPLKPDHEFGGPRIRMEPEDLPDYHRAINRARMLGEELGVKVLTGIEAEIFPDEAAMQSVRETIRKEPFDFVLGSVHHQLPGYRFWLDRQGLRTDPQIIRAYFRHLIEGIESGLYDSISHPDVIRIYGTVSPFDPVAYKDEIVEVLETLQKHDHCMEVNTSGLIKGVFEVHPAPVILDWAVERNVRLTMGSDAHTPEQVGQHFDEVRYMLKEKGFDKLHYFEGRQRKEVPL